In Salvia miltiorrhiza cultivar Shanhuang (shh) unplaced genomic scaffold, IMPLAD_Smil_shh fragScaff_scaffold_135_1, whole genome shotgun sequence, the genomic window TGGGGTGGGGCTTGCGCAAGCCAGGCGCAGGGTTGCTTGCTGAGCCCCCACTATGGATGCTCTGATATGATGGAAAGGAATGAGGGTGAAATGGAATGGAAGTACGAATAGAATGAAGATGGGAAAAGAATGACAAACCTTCGATGATTCTCATACTTGATATGCACAAGGAATACTAAAGGAATGTAATTGTGATTATttgtttgattccattcctaTATTTAGTAGCTAGAAATAATGTTAaggaatgaaatgaaattattttatgttactaAATTACCTTTTGCATCACTTTAcaagtataaaaattataaatagtaTTGAgtagataaatattttattaatgtattttACGAAGAACATTtgcaaatttttaaaattaaaatggtaATTTTGTTCTATAGGATATACACTTTTgtcttgaaaaataaaaaaatcaattgtcGATAGATAAATTTAAGcatttttaattctatttttttcttctttaatttcATAGAACTTAAACGtttgaatgaattaatacttaattACGTTAACACTAAATAttattaagggttaattgcctgtaaattcataatgttttcacggaattggtttttgctccaaatttaaaaaatatgcttttaaatacataacttTTCATTTTTGTCTCGAATTTGTCCGGTGATCGGTTTTTTTCTTACGCTGGCGTCTGAAATGACACAGTGACAGCCGGAATTGACACTATGGCAGCAAGAAATTACActaggaattttttttttttcacatttgtggagttaaaaatatatatatacatacaaaaatcccccttcccccacccccaaaaCCTTAATCCCCCTCCCTCACCCCGCCGTCGCCACCCCTaccgccaccaccgccggcGCTGCCCCATGCCGCTACCACCACCGGTGCCCGTGACTGAGCTTGGGCCACCACCACCGACGCCTCTCGATATCTAGCTTCTCATACGCGGAACATCTAGAGAGCTCGATCTCTGGAGAGCTTGGGCCACCACCACTGTCTGTATCTCAAACAGCGGCGCCGCCCTCCATATTTTTCTCGAGTCCTAGATCTCTAACCCGCAGTCACCGCCCGCCGATGTCGTCCCCCCTTCGACCGGCTGCCTTTTCTCTCTCCGGCAAAATAGCAGTAATGGGCTGCCGTCACCGTTTTCCCTTTCTCCCTTGACTCAGAACAACGACGATGAGATCGCCGCCATCCAAGCCCGTGGCCTCCAGATCGCGCCCTCTGCAAACCCTAACCCCCAAATCTCCCTTTTCCATTCGTTCGGTCGGACGGCAGCCCAGCCACTGCCGTAGTCGAAACTTCTCTCCACTGACTTCGGCGATAGCAGCCGGTAGGTCGTGCCTCCGTCGACATGACTCAGACGAGCGGGTGGGGAGAGGGGAAATGGGAAGAAGATGATGGGAGGGAGGGGGGattttcctatttttatttttatttttatttttaattttattttattccacATGTCAAAAATGTGCTTAGGTGTCAACTCTGGCTGCCACTCTGTCAATTATGGCTGCCACCGTGTTATTTTTCGgtgccggcgtaagaaaaaatcggtcaTCGGACAAACTCGTGACAAAAACAAAaggttatatatttaaaagcaGCTTTTTTAAATTGGGAGCAAAAACAATTCCGtgaaaacgttatggatttacaggcaattaacctTATTATTAAGGAGTCCATAAAATTTAGCATAAATTTCACGTAGTATTATTTTGAGGGAAATCTTATTATAGCCctctttcataaaaacataagttttatagccctagtttataatagataagttatatagccattttaagtttaaaagactataacaccctttgacttttttgtactcgatggtgtactcgatggcgccatcgtgtacaccatcgagtactcgtggtgccatcgtgtacaccatcgagtacttcgaTTACTCGATAGTGTTGTAgaaaatcttcatttttttcattactcCATGGTGTACACAATGGTTccatcgagtacaccatcgagtactcaaagtttcaaaaaagtcaaagggtgttatagtcttttaagcctaaaatggctatataacttatctattataaactagggctataaaacttatgtttttctGCGGTGATTCTGCATCAGGTCCTCCCTGAGGCCCAACTTGGGTCGTCTTCCTCTGCGGAGACTTTGCTTCAGGTCCCGCAATCGGATCTAGCTTTGGTGGTGATGCCAGGAAAGACGATGATGGAGGATTCACCCATACCTCGCGGCCGTGGGCGTCCAAAGGGTTCTACCAAGAAGGGGAGGGTTTCCGATTCCTCTATAAAGCACCGGCtccggcgtataatcaagaatggtatggaTATGAGTAAGAGTCGTGCGGATGGTGCCGTTTTGCAGGGCGCAGGAACAGATATTGTGccagtggagttcttgaataaagtccaACATGCTCAGGATGGAGGTGCGATTCTACAAAATTTTGTGATTCATTCTTCTTCCGACGCTGCTCGAGCTATGTCGGCGgtggtttctaaaagatggggagatatgttggacgacgacgactctttggatgaggatgaatctctaaatattttctcatagttTGGGTGTTTGTTTTCGTTTACCCGTGGTTTCTCGCGGGTGTTTAAGACTGCTTTTGTTTTGACTcttgtctttctttttttttcctttctaataaaatttctatttcagcagtgaTAATTCccactattatttttatatatgtagTTAAACAGTAAGTATATCAattctcatttaaaataatattgttttagagtaaaaatatatatctcacaaattatattttttattgtatttgttATACTGTAAATAGTTACCTTAGTTAAACACATTTTTTAATAATCTGGACCCATtgtttttagtatatataaattagaaaaaaaatcaattaattagtGTAATTGTTGATGTACAATAAataggaaatatatatatatataattgaaacaTGAAAAAAAGAAGGagaacaaattaaaataaaataaatacgtagaattttataatatataattatgtaaTGTGTTGCATCAATTTCAATCCATATATTAGACTATTgcttatataaaattgataatattttattttgtaagaaaaatattttttttattcaaaaaaatattttttgtatattgaataataataagggttaatagccaaaaaatacacgaactttcaccgaatttgcaaattgcacatgaccttcaaaaatagccccagaatacatgacctttcaatttaatcgtGATTTTCACCCGCGTTGACCAACACATTCGACACTGTTGACGTGGCTCCCGGAATTTGTCTACGTGGTCGACCGAAGACGGTAGgaatacgacgtcgtttaatACTTACATTCTAACACActgaacgacgtcgttttgagaaATTAAACGAATTAATATACTTCAAATTGAAATCCAACGTTCTTCCTCTACAATTAGGGTTCTTGCGCCTAATCTCCCGATTTCTAGAATGCCATCGAATTGAAGGGATAAACGCGGATCGAGAAGAAAGAAGGCAGATTGAGGAAGAATCATGAGTCATTCACGAAGTTCTTCGTCAATTGAAAGGTCGAGTAAAGGCGTCTACAGGAGATGTTTTCATAAACCCCTGCGATTATGAATACTTCTCACACTGAGAAGAATCCAGAGATGAGGTACGTTGAATGTGGACAGAGAGATGGCGAGGATTGTCGTTTTTGGGATTGGGTCGATCCGGAGCTAACACCATATTACAAGCTCTGTTTTAACAATTTGAGAAATGAAAGAGATGCTGCATTCGTCGAAATGGAGGGCCTTCGTCGCTTGATGGATGACAGTGGGTATGAAGGTGATGGAGTTGAAGCCCTTGAGTCCATGGTGAACAAGAAAGATATGCCAAGTTCAGTGGAAGCAAAGTTCAAAGCAATGGAATGTAGACTTAGAATTCTCACTTTTGCTTTGATTGTTGTAGTAATTATGTTGTTGTATTCTAAGATGTAATTTTCCATTTGTTAATGAATGAAGAAGCTTAATTTCATCTTTCATTCTTCATTGAGCAAAATGAATGATTTTACATAAAACTTGAGAAAGATACACAAAGTTGAGAAAGATACACAAAGTTGCCCAAAAGTTCATCTTCATTGATTCATCATTTCAGCATGTGGACAGAGTATGATATAATGTACAAAAAGATGGATTAATTTCATGTTTATCCAAACACTGACATTGAAAAGATGAGCCTAAATTCAAAAGATCAAAAGTTGTTCTAGTCTGAAATCACTTGTTAATGCTCTCTTGAGTAGTTGAGCCTTCCAACACTGTGTTTCCTGACTCTTGATTGCTTGCACCACTGCCGGTTGCACCTCCCCGAGCTCTTCCTCTTGCACCACCCCGAggtcttcctcttcctcttcctctgctACCTGATGCTCCTGATGCTCCTCCTTGAGTAATATGGGTAACACCCCTCTGATCAGGTGTCTGCAATAATTGAAGAATGAGTTAACATATCATCATACACTAACATAATTGAAGAGTAATGACAATTAAGTACCCTAAAGTATTGGTTGCCACTGCCCTCACTGATATAGAGTCCAGCACCCCTCATTGCAAATGCCTTCTCCATGGCAATCTCTCTTTGCTCTGCCTTTGACATCATAGGCCTCTTCCCCGGGTCTCTTGCTGTAGCATCATTCTTCTTAGGCCTCCGCTTTGCTCCTTTTTCTTTTGTAGGCTTCTCGACCTTCTCCTTTTTGCAGCCCCTTGTGTTATGACCACACTCACCACAGTTACCACATGTCATCACTAGCCCTTTTCTTTTCAGCCTATTAGGATTTTTTGGATCAACCTCATGGGGATCCCTAATCCTATTCTTCATAGGCCTCCCAGGCATATTCTTCACTGTTGGAGGTTTAATCACACTGCCCTCACACTGCGGCCAATGTAATGGACCATTCAGTGGCTCCAATGTATATTTATAAGCCTGCAAATACTTGGAAACTGTGTAATACTCATGCACAAAATCAGATGCATCATCATTCAAGTACCTAATGCATGCCAAACCATGTGCGCAAGGTATACCAATAAGCTCTCATACTCTGCATGTACATCTCCTTAAAGGAATATTGAAAACATATTTCTCACCCTCATCATCTACCTCAAACTTATCCCCGAGTGCATGTATGATGTTCATGTTCCTAGACTGATGCATCATTTTCTCAAGTTTCTTGCTGATCATAGGGCAAAGCTTATCAGAAACCTTTGCCATAACATGTAGCTTTTTCACTTGCCTCATCATAAGGGCTGTTCTGATTTCTTCCAAACAGTGTATCAAGTGCTTTCCTCTAGCACTAAGTATCCAGCCATTGAAAGTCTCACTTATATTATTGTCTATCATGTCTGAACAGGGGGTAAAAGACAGAAACGCCTTAAAAAATTTTGAAGTGTCCCTCTCAATGAAGCTCTGGTAAGCTCCAACACTCTCAGCCTTCATCTCCTCAAGCACCTTCTTGTATTGTTGTTCGGTTGTAGCTCTTACAGCCTTCCAGAATATAGTCTTGAGTGTTGCtcctttattctcatttttccaATTCATATAGATGTGGCGGGCACAATTCCTATACTCTGCCCTTGGAGCATAATTGCTCAAAACATTCATAAGCCCCTATATTTGAAAGATACAGGTATTAGTGCATATTACAAGCTCAATGCATAAACCAAATTATCTTTAGATTACTTACTTTCTGTTGATCACTGATGAAGGTGTAGCCTTCTCCAGTGCCTATCTCCAGATCATCTACCAGAAGCTTGGCAAACCAACTCCAATTCACCTCGTTTTCAACAGCCACCACTCCCCATGCTATTGGGAACATCTTATTGTTCCCATCCTTTCCAACAGTACACATCAAGATCCCACCCAAGTAAGTTTTTAAAAAACAGCCATCTAAGCCTATCATTGGTCTACAGCTCTCTTTAAAACCTCTCCTCAATGCAAAATGACCTATGTACACTCCCTTGAATACCCCATCACTGCCCACAACAACCTTAAATGTACCCTCCCCATCTACTCTTTTCAGTTCAGCTATGTATCTCCTCAGAGATGCATAGTGCTCTTCAACCGACCCTCTGACAAGCTTTAATGCATGTTTCCTTGCTTTATATAACCTATCCCTGCTAACATCCACTGCAAATCTATCAGCTATATCCCTCCTCAATTCACTAATATCCCAATTCGGTTTTACTCTAAAAACTGGCAGGTACTTATTAGCTATCCATTTAGAACTTAgtaacttgttctttgtagccCTCTTACAGCTATGTTCCCCCTTAAATGACTTAATCAGAAATGCTTTATCTTTGCTTACAATAGATGCATACACCCTCCATGCACATGGAGGCTTGCAGATAGCCTCACATTGGTCTTTAGACACCCTTCTAAATCTAATGAACCAACCATTTGCTATTGCCCAGCTTCTCAAAGCCCTGTACTTCACGAAACTCTCCGCCATGATGAAC contains:
- the LOC131002463 gene encoding uncharacterized protein LOC131002463, producing the protein MAESFVKYRALRSWAIANGWFIRFRRVSKDQCEAICKPPCAWRVYASIVSKDKAFLIKSFKGEHSCKRATKNKLLSSKWIANKYLPVFRVKPNWDISELRRDIADRFAVDVSRDRLYKARKHALKLVRGSVEEHYASLRRYIAELKRVDGEGTFKVVVGSDGVFKGVYIGHFALRRGFKESCRPMIGLDGCFLKTYLGGILMCTVGKDGNNKMFPIAWGVVAVENEVNWSWFAKLLVDDLEIGTGEGYTFISDQQKGLMNVLSNYAPRAEYRNCARHIYMNWKNENKGATLKTIFWKAVRATTEQQYKKVLEEMKAESVGAYQSFIERDTSKFFKAFLSFTPCSDMIDNNISETFNGWILSARGKHLIHCLEEIRTALMMRQVKKLHVMAKVSDKLCPMISKKLEKMMHQSRNMNIIHALGDKFEVDDEGEKYVFNIPLRRFSKYLQAYKYTLEPLNGPLHWPQCEGSVIKPPTVKNMPGRPMKNRIRDPHEVDPKNPNRLKRKGLVMTCGNCGECGHNTRGCKKEKVEKPTKEKGAKRRPKKNDATARDPGKRPMMSKAEQREIAMEKAFAMRGAGLYISEGSGNQYFRTPDQRGVTHITQGGASGASGSRGRGRGRPRGGARGRARGGATGSGASNQESGNTVLEGSTTQESINK